A window of Magnolia sinica isolate HGM2019 chromosome 13, MsV1, whole genome shotgun sequence genomic DNA:
TCGGGGCCGGGAATCCTTTCACGAGATTTTCGAGATGATATTCATGCTTATACCGTCTCTTCCTTGCTCAACTCGGCCTTGACTGACTCTAGTAATAGATAAGTCTTGGCTGCCTGTAAGGACAGGGCTTCTTATCTTCTATCAGATGAATTAGAGTCAGCTCGTCGGGCAGGGGCGCCCGACACGTGGCGTTCGTCGACTGACGCAAGTAACGCCCTCGCCATGCGTCCGATGCTCATAAGCGGATGAAATGTTCTGACGGTTGTCCGCTCGTGCGACCTCAAGCATCGAACCAACGCCTATTAGGGATGACATAAGAAGCATTAAATGTTCCATCATAACCTCGGTCTTCGATGTAAACCGACTCAGAAACTCGTTACTCCTTAGTATCAACACGGTTGACacaaggagtaagggggcttactgttgggggggAAAATACGACAAGTTCGGAGACCCGTTTATGGAATGGGCGTCaattcgactcctccttaaatgcctctACCACGTGCtagggctataaaaggaggagcgaGACGCTTTTTTCCCATTTTTGCGCGCCTACTCCTTCTTCTCCCGTTTTCTCTTCTTCGTCGTTGCCGTTTTCTCCACTATTTCCATTCTCCTTTCCCTTTTAGCTTCTTCGTCTGTGCACTTTTTGCCTCTTCGGTGATCTCCCCCTCCCTTTCCTTTTCAATCTTAATGGCAATGTGTGGTCCCTCAAGTCCCCGGGAAGGGATTTTCGGTGATGAGGATGAAACGAGACATCTCTGGAATGTCTCGGAATCACCCTCATTGCTGATGGAGATGGCAATTGGTGCCAATAAAGCTTTTCAATTCTCTGAAAGAGTCTCTGAAACTTTAGCGGAACGTCTTGCTTCAGCAGGTCCTTCTGGCGATGACATGTCACTGTCGACTGCCCCTATGAGACCTAATCCTCCTGGAGATGACTTGGAGGAAAAGGATGAGGAATTTGAGGAAACCACTGAGTCGGTTCTTCTTAAGAGGTCGGTTCAAGTCGCTGAGTCGGCAGACGAGGAAGGGGAGGCTGGCAAGGGAGGGGTGACAGGAGACGAACAGAGGGGTCTAGTCCCTTCAGTATTAACTGAGGCAGACTTGAACAAAATCTGAGTCAAGTATCATATCCCCGACTCAGTTATTTTACGTCTTCCCCTCCCGAGTGAATTACCCAACCGTCCCCTTGCTGGGATAGTCACGATTTTCCAAGTAGCCATGCAATGCGGCTTACGTCTGCCCCTTCAACCCATTGCTCGGGACTTCCTTTCCCGACTCCAGATCGCTCCCGAGCAGATAGTTCAGAATgagtggaggaacttgttcgggTGTTCGGTACTGTGAGCTAAGACAGAACAACCCTCACTGACTATCGACGAGTTCCTCTATTTGTACCAAGTACGACCAAACCCTCAACAGCCCGGCTGGTACTTCCTGTGCGCTTGGCAGAACAAGGGTGGTCCTTTAATAACTGACCCTCCTACCTCtaacaagcactggagagagaggtggttctagGCGTGCGGTCACTAGGAGATTTTCGAGTCTGGGCTCTTCGAAcctcgtgttcctcggacattctTTGAAGCAGGTGACTCGACATATCCTTTCTCTGTATTTTCTTGCTGTGATACTTTTGAGTCTGACCGTGTGCGTTTTGCAGATATCCCTAGGAAGAGACTGAAGCTAGACGTCGGCACCCTAACTCGGATCAAGGCTCTGTGGGCGCTAAGTAAGGAGGATCGGTCTTGGAAGACACTTCTCCAACCGGAGCGTCTTCTTTTGTCGGGTTTAGACTCGGTCGTGACAGGTACTCTCTATCTGTTTTGACACACTTCTTTTGACTTTTTATCCAATTCTGTACTTCTCCTGATGCAGATATGGCTGAGGCTCGGCCCCTTCTTAAGCTAGCTTCCAAGATGAAGGCCCTTCCGAGGTCGGCGCTTCTATCGGAGACTCGGCTTTCAAAGAATCCGAAGACAGCTCCAAAGGCTAGGGAGCCATCTGCCCCGGTCACTTCTATCCCGACCATTATCGTACTCTCTGACCCCAAGGAGAGGGAGGAAGAGGTGGACGCGATTCCTGCCAAGTCTCAGGTAGTTCTCGAGCCAGGACCTGTTGCAAAGCAGGTGTCGGAACCGAGAGGAGAGACCTCAAGGGGGGAGATGACTCAACATGAGCCCTCTCCCCTTCTGCGAGATGTGTAAGCCACGGTCCCATGGGCCATCTCTCACGGAGGGGAGAAGGACTATATCGGCCTCTGCAGCTCCCCTTTGAGGCGGGTGCTTGCTCACGCTGCGAAGGTGCTGCTCGAGGTAAGGCCTTTGATCTTTGTCGTCTTAAGTGGTTTCACTTTTATCTCGGTGACTTAATTCTGACCTCAAGTTTTCTTTTGCAGTTTGCCCCTTGCGTTCTTAGGGCAAGTTCGGAGTTTGCTGATACTAAGAAACGAGTTGTGGATTGGAGACACAGCTCGAAGGCGCTTTGACTCAAGGCAGCATACTATCAGGCAACTTGGGTCTTGCCAGAAAAGTTGCTGAGGATGCCAAGGCTGAGTGTGCCCATATAGCCTTGCTGTTGAAAGAGGCTCAGGAGGAGAGTCGGCAACTTCGTATGGCTTATGCTCCTTGCGAAGACAGGCTAAAGCGGGTTAAGGCTGAGGCCGAGGCAGCCATTGAGCAAGCCAGAGATCAAGCTAAGCAGGCCAAAGACCAAGCCGTAGAGGCTTTCCTCGAGTCCCAAGAGTTTtcggatgagagggatcgcttgtatcaAAGTGGGTACATAACTTGTATCCAGGTGATGAAGCAATATTTTCCCAACCTTGACCTATCGGGATTCGATAATGATGCCGCTAGTTCTGAAGGTCCGGAAGCCGAGGCTGCCGAGTCTGTTGATGCTGCGGCTGGTATCGAGGTTGAGTCCGAGGCAGCTCCTAAGGTTGCTGACGTTGCTCCAAGTGGTGGTAGTTGAGTCTGAACCACCTCCTGAGTTAGCCCCTGATGATCCTTGGAGCTTcatttttggcactcacaccagcatcccatttttggcactcacaccagcACTCCGAACTCCGAGGCAGGCCCGAGGGTATCTACAACCGAGGAAGAAGCTTACACGTTATTGCCAATCTTTCTTTTGTCCTTAACCTTTTTACTCCATTAATGTAATGTTGACGTAAAATGTAACTCGATGTAACAAAcatactgatgaatgaatataaCTGTggttttctcttatttattttgaTTCAGTTTACATGCTTATCATCTTCGAGTCTTCCCCAGTGTTTAACTAATTCGAGCTAAGGGTAGTAtatttttagatgctcggcattctaGGGACGAGGCAGTAACTGTCCATTTAGGTTTTCCAACCGATACGTTCCAGGTCAGATGGTGCTTGAAACAACATAGGGTcattcccaattgggtcccagtgtgcctGCACCAACTTCCTTGGTATTTAGGAACGTTTTACGAAGAATCATGTCTCCGACTCGAAAACGCCTGACCTTGACTCGGGCATTGTAGAACCGAGTTACTTGTTGCTGTCGAGCCTCCATTCGTATCCGAgctctttccctttgttcgtccataAGAACGATTCCGAGGGCTAAGAGTTCTTCATTACCCTCCTCATTAAACGAACTGACTCAGACTGAGGGCAATCTGATCTCAACTAGGGTAACGGCCTTCGAGCCATAAGCAAGGGAGAAGGGAGTCTCTCTCCCATAGCAGTTCGAGCcgtggttcggtatgcccacaAGATCTTTGGGAGCACTTCAGTACATGTTCCTTTAGCTCAATCGAGCTTGGTTCAGAGATGctgcttgatgatcttgttgaccgcCTCAACCTGTCCTTTGGTCTGAGGATGATGGGGCGATGAGTACACATTTCTAATCCCGAGATTATCGCGCATATCTCGATAGCTCTTATTGTTGAACTGCTTCCTATTGTCAGTAATAATAGTCCAAGGTATCCCCAACCGACAGacaatatttttccatacaaagtTCGTGATCTTCTGTTCGGTTATCTTCGCCAACGGCTCTACCtcggcccactttgtgaagtagtctACTGCTATAacaacaaacttggtctgaccttttcccatagggagcggtccaatgatgtcgattccccattacGCAAAGGGCCAGGGACCGGTCATAGGAGTCAGCTCTTCCGGGGGTTGTCTCGGAATGGCCGCAAACCGTTGGCATTTGTTGCACCTCTGGACGAGCTTACGAGAGTCATGCTGGATGGTCAACCAGTAATATCTCTGACGTAAGACCTTGTGCGCGAGTGATCGTTCTCCTGAATGATTTCCACAGATTCCTTCATGTATTTCCCACAATGCATAATCGGCTTCATTGGAATTCAGGCATCGTAAGAGGGGAGCATAGTAGCCTTTCTTGTACAGCACCCCGTTGAGTATAGTGTAACAGGAAGCTCGGATCTTcaatcgtcgagcctcggcatgATTTTCGGGCAATTCTCCATTATCGAGATATTGGACGATCGGGTTGAGCCAAGTAGGTTCCGAATTAATTGTTTGTATGGTCGAGCTGACTGGTTCATTAATACTCAGCTTAACGACGTATTCGATTGGAACAGACCTGGGTATGTTGTCTTCGTCGGCTGAGGCAAGTTTTGCTAATAGATCGGCCTTAGTATTTTCTGTCCTAGGAATCCGAGTAACCACACATTGTTGAAATCCATTGATTAACTCTTTgactttctccatgtatgctttcAATTGCTCTTTACGTGTCTGATACACACCGGTGACTTGATTAACGACCAATTGCGAATCACTAAAGACGTTGAGATGAATAACACCCAAACTGGCTGCGAGTAGGAGGGCGAGcaataaagcttcatattctgctgtattgttcggggcttgaaatccaagtcgtaaggcataatGTATGTGGGTTTGATTGGGAGTTTCCAAGACGACTCCTATCCCGCTTGCCTTTGAGTTGGAGGAGCCATCGACATACAACTTCCAAGGAATTGGGTCGAATGCTGACTCGGGAGAAGCTGTCTTAGCCTTAATAGGCTTGGTGACATGCACAGTCATTGGATCAGTTTGTGGTGTCACTTCAGTGATGAAGTAGgccacggcttgccctttgattgctactctcGGCTTGTATTGGATGTCGAATTCGCTGAGTTCGATCGCCCACTTCATAAGTCGGCCGAATGCTTCTGGTTTCTGAAGGATCTAACGTAGTGGGAAGTTGGTCATAACGACAATGATATGAGCTTAGAAATATGGCCGAAGTCGTCACGAGGAGATTACCAGGACTAAGGCCACTTTTTTCAGGAGTGGATATCTTATGTCTGTCGATAACAATGTCTTACTGACGTAATAGACTGACAGCTGCTTTCCTTCATGCTCCCGTATCAGAACCAAGCTAACCGTGGCGTCGGACACTGCGAGATATAACAGCAAAGCTTCCCCTAGTTCGGGTTTCAACGGGAGAGATGGAGATCCGAGATAAGACTTCAATTGTTGGAATGCTGCttcgcactcttccgtccaatccaCCATTTGTCATCCTTTCAGTTGTTTAAAGAATGAGAGACATTTATTGGTAGCTCAGGAGAGGAAGCGATTGAGTGCGGCTACTCATCCGGTCAACCTTTGTATGTCTTTGATCATCGTCGGAGACTCTATGTCGAGTAATGCTTTGATCTTTTTCGAATTTGCCTCGATCCCTCGTTGGCTAACTAGGAATTcgaggaactttcccgagcttACGCCAAAGGCGCATTTGCTCGGATTCAACTTCATTTGGAACTCGCGTAAGATCAGGAACATTTTTTTCAGGTCGGCTATATAGTCGGCCACATGTATACTTTTGACAagaatgtcgtcaatgtatacttcatAGTTCGACCGATTTGCCGAACGAATATTTTAtttactaatctttgataagtcacccagcatttttcaaaccaaatggcatcacacggtaacaataaagacctttgtcaatGACAAATGTGGTCTTTGATTTATCAGAttaatgcattacaatttgattatatcctgactaagcatccataaaactaagaaattCGTGCCCCACAGTGCTATCTACCAATTGATCAATCCTCGGAAgaggaaagctatcctttgggcaggctttgtttaggttGGTATAGTCAATACAAACTCGCCACTTCCCACTGACTTTTTTCACAAGTACGATATTAGCTACCCATTCtgggtagtatatctcttctatgaattttgccttgaggagcttgctgacctcttcttcaatgatagcATACCTTTCAGGGCCGAGTGGGTATCGCTTTTGTCAAATCGGCCAATAGgttggatcgatgttgagtcggtgtgTCATCACCGAAGGGTCGATCCCTAGCATGTCTTTATGGCTCCATGCGAATACATCAACATATCAttggagcagggctatcagattATCTTTTAGGGgtgactgcagagacgagccaatctgCACCGTTTTAGATTCATCTGTCTCGATCAAAGGTACCGAGACAAGGTCCTCCACCGGTTGTCCTCATGCGTGAGTTTCGACCCGAGGGTCTAGTGACTCAATCACGGATACCTCGACTGGAGCTTTCACGACTGTCACATAGCAGCGTCGTGCATCTTACTGATCTCCTTTGACGACTCCAACTCCCAACTCAGTCggaaatttcatggagaggtggtatgTGGACACCACAGCTTGGAAGAGACTCTAAGAGGGTCGGCCGAGTATAACATTGTAGACGGATGACTGATTGACTATCAGAAAGTTGACCTTTACTGTTGCCTAATGCGGAGGGTTTCCAGCAGTAAGTGGCAGTGAGATGATTCCTTCTGGGAGTATCTGTCCTCCTGAGAATCCAACCAGTGGGGTACAAACCGGCCGCAATGCCGATCGTTCAATACCcgttttgtcgaacgcctgagtgaACAGCACATCAGCAGACGATCCTGTGTCGACGAGTACGCCGAACACCCTTCGGTTCGCAATGGTGAGAGTAATGACTAGTACATCATCATGGGGATGGTGAATGCCTCGAGCATCTTCATCGGTGAACGAGATACAgtacttttttctcttcttttctttcgaagGTCGAGCTATGATTAGGATCTCGGACTCGGGTCGACTGATGCTCCTGGCATGATTCTTCTGAGCATTATTTGAGTCGCCTCCGCCTTAGGGACCACCGACAATAGTTCGAATTTCCTCCGTGGATCGGTTGTCACTCAGGCGTTCTTCCGCTATCCCGGTTCTTTTGACGTGTTCTCTGAGTCAACCTTTtcggataagcctttcgatctcttccttcaagtgataacaatcactcGTATTGTGGCCATGATCACGATGGTAGTGACAGTATTTATCCTTATTCCGCTGGTTCGGATTACTTCGGAGCTTATTCGCCAACTGACAAATCATTCACCCTTAATCTCCATCAACACCTGCTCCTATGATTTATTGAGCGGAGTGTATACCGAGAACTTCCGGTCGGGTCGTTTTCCCGACTTATGTTCATCGCGCGTTCGGTCTTCCTTGCGCTTCTTCCCTCCGGCCGAGTTAACTTCctttttggctgactctttggccgaggttttcgCGCTCTGGGCGACTTCACGTAGATTCCGTGTTTCCTCGACATCCGCGTACTTATCCGACCGAGTCATAAACTCAGCCAAAGTCATAGGCAGatttttgtctagagatgccagaaaCGGCTTGTCCCTGACCCCTTGCATGATGGAATTGAGTGTTGTCTCCTCTGAATGTTTTCAAACTTGGAGTGACtcaaaattgaaacgcttgatgtagtctttcaataactctccctccttctgaactatgttgttcagatgcgcagggggcttcaacttcttcttccctccaatgaaattggtgagaaaTTCATCACTGAGCTCCGCAaacgag
This region includes:
- the LOC131224250 gene encoding uncharacterized protein LOC131224250, which gives rise to MVDWTEECEAAFQQLKSYLGSPSLPLKPELGEALLLYLAVSDATVSLVLIREHEGKQLSVYYVSKTLLSTDIRYPLLKKVALVLKPEAFGRLMKWAIELSEFDIQYKPRVAIKGQAVAYFITEVTPQTDPMTVHVTKPIKAKTASPESAFDPIPWKLYVDGSSNSKTRKEQLKAYMEKVKELINGFQQCVVTRIPRTENTKADLLAKLASADEDNIPRSVPIEYVVKLSINEPVSSTIQTINSEPTWLNPIVQYLDNGELPENHAEARRLKIRASCYTILNGVLYKKGYYAPLLRCLNSNEADYALWEIHEGICGNHSGERSLAHKVLRQRYYWLTIQHDSRKLVQRCNKCQRFAAIPRQPPEELTPMTGPWPFA